The Aurantiacibacter arachoides genome window below encodes:
- the tsaE gene encoding tRNA (adenosine(37)-N6)-threonylcarbamoyltransferase complex ATPase subunit type 1 TsaE: MIRDLPDLAAMDAFGQRIGGLVREGDVVALTGDLGTGKTTLARAILAALGHDGEVPSPTFTILEVYDHLQPRVVHADFYRLEDPGEVVELGLDDYRDGAVLIAEWPDHAGGFAHEANCLSITLERAENGRRAIARGGQGWLGRMP, translated from the coding sequence GTGATCCGGGACCTGCCCGACCTTGCCGCCATGGACGCGTTCGGCCAGCGGATCGGCGGGCTGGTTAGGGAAGGCGACGTGGTGGCCCTCACCGGCGATCTTGGCACCGGCAAGACGACGCTCGCCCGCGCCATCCTGGCCGCCCTGGGGCATGACGGGGAGGTGCCATCGCCCACCTTTACCATTCTCGAGGTGTACGATCATCTGCAACCGCGCGTGGTGCATGCCGATTTCTACCGGCTCGAAGATCCGGGCGAGGTCGTGGAACTGGGGCTGGACGATTATCGCGACGGCGCGGTCCTCATCGCCGAGTGGCCCGATCACGCCGGCGGCTTCGCGCATGAGGCGAATTGCCTGTCGATCACGCTGGAACGCGCGGAAAACGGACGCAGGGCGATTGCCCGGGGCGGGCAAGGTTGGCTAGGGCGGATGCCATGA
- a CDS encoding aminoglycoside phosphotransferase family protein, which produces MTSDLPHGVHDFLSAAGWQGARIEPLPGDASFRRYFRINDGERRALLMDAPPPHEDPRPFLHVGKWLREQGLRAPAILAEDAPRGLILIEDFGHDRMRDWLDDHPDGEHQAYADAIRALVDLHRCPPGPFEPYSLETYLREASLFPDWFCPAAGITVDNEGYNAAWREALGPLMLRQQPGVTVLRDYHAENIMLLGEGKQGLIDFQDALAGHPAYDLVSLLQDARRDVSEELETRMLDLYRSSIETGPDFEADYARLGAQRNAKIVGIFTRLWKRDGKPKYLGMIPRVWDAMERDLAHPALAPVARWFDANVPDAIRDARGAGPGAGLAAGLQE; this is translated from the coding sequence ATGACAAGCGATCTGCCGCACGGCGTGCACGACTTTCTTTCCGCCGCCGGCTGGCAGGGCGCCCGCATCGAGCCTTTGCCAGGCGATGCCAGCTTTCGCCGCTATTTCCGCATCAATGATGGAGAGCGCCGCGCACTGCTGATGGATGCGCCCCCGCCGCACGAGGATCCGCGGCCGTTCCTTCACGTTGGCAAATGGCTGCGCGAACAGGGCTTGCGGGCGCCTGCCATCTTGGCCGAAGACGCCCCACGCGGCCTGATCCTGATCGAGGATTTCGGTCATGACAGGATGCGCGACTGGCTGGACGATCATCCGGACGGCGAACACCAGGCCTATGCCGATGCGATCCGGGCGCTGGTTGACCTGCACAGGTGCCCGCCCGGCCCGTTCGAACCCTATTCGCTGGAAACGTATTTGCGCGAAGCGTCGCTGTTTCCCGACTGGTTCTGCCCAGCCGCCGGCATCACGGTGGACAACGAGGGCTACAATGCTGCCTGGCGCGAGGCGCTTGGCCCGCTGATGCTGCGCCAGCAACCCGGCGTGACCGTGCTGCGCGACTATCACGCGGAGAACATCATGCTGCTGGGCGAGGGCAAGCAGGGCCTGATCGATTTTCAGGACGCGCTGGCGGGCCATCCCGCCTACGATCTGGTCAGCCTGTTGCAGGATGCACGGCGTGATGTTTCAGAAGAGCTGGAGACGAGGATGCTCGATCTGTACCGCTCCAGCATCGAAACCGGCCCCGATTTCGAGGCCGACTACGCCCGCCTGGGCGCGCAGCGCAACGCCAAGATCGTGGGCATATTCACCCGCCTGTGGAAGCGCGATGGCAAGCCCAAGTACCTCGGCATGATCCCCCGCGTGTGGGACGCGATGGAGCGCGACCTGGCGCATCCCGCGCTGGCGCCGGTGGCGCGGTGGTTCG